In Gemmatimonadaceae bacterium, a genomic segment contains:
- a CDS encoding four helix bundle protein — translation MRKSHGARIESYRDLDTWQLGMEIVVDIYRATRVFPAEEKFGLVAQLRRAAVSIPSNIAEGRGRLGAGEFRRFVSIARGSAAEVETQIAVAVALGFTDAKEIAPLSAKLDRISKMLFSLYRSLGG, via the coding sequence ATGCGAAAATCGCACGGTGCCCGGATTGAGTCTTACCGAGATTTAGATACGTGGCAGCTCGGTATGGAAATCGTGGTCGATATCTACCGAGCCACGCGAGTGTTTCCCGCCGAGGAGAAATTCGGACTCGTCGCGCAACTGCGGCGAGCCGCTGTGTCGATTCCGTCGAATATCGCCGAAGGACGTGGTCGGCTAGGCGCAGGGGAGTTTCGACGATTCGTATCGATCGCGCGCGGCTCGGCTGCCGAAGTCGAGACACAGATCGCCGTCGCGGTGGCTCTGGGTTTCACCGATGCCAAGGAGATCGCGCCACTTTCGGCAAAGCTCGATCGGATCAGCAAGATGTTGTTCAGCCTCTATCGGAGCCTCGGCGGTTGA
- a CDS encoding ThuA domain-containing protein has translation MSKTSKIAALLLCCSALGGSTNKPAFRVIAFFTGREDQAHISFLREAERWFPEMAAQYNFRFDTTSDWHNLNTAFLSRYEVVVFLDTRPEDPVQRAAFQRYMEEGGAWMGFHFAGFALTPSAVPANRPWYHDTFLGAGSYVSNTWRPTAAILRVDDRAHPATRHLPATFTSAPNEWYRWEKDLRQNPDIDILLSIDSSSFPLGTGPKPQEIWHSGFYPVVWTNRKYRMIYLNMGHNDIDYEHRYDTNNKTLSYTLNNPVEDRLIIDALLWLGTSRRLQATGDGRRAMGGGRRATGDGRWAMGGGRRATGGQPPRLR, from the coding sequence GTGAGCAAGACATCGAAAATCGCCGCGCTCCTCCTTTGCTGCTCAGCCCTCGGCGGCAGTACCAACAAGCCGGCATTTCGCGTCATCGCCTTCTTCACCGGCAGAGAGGACCAGGCGCACATCAGCTTCCTGCGTGAAGCCGAGCGCTGGTTCCCGGAGATGGCGGCACAATACAATTTCCGGTTCGACACGACGTCGGATTGGCATAATCTCAACACCGCCTTTCTCTCGCGATACGAGGTGGTGGTCTTTCTGGACACGCGGCCGGAAGACCCCGTGCAACGCGCCGCGTTCCAGAGATACATGGAAGAGGGCGGTGCGTGGATGGGCTTTCACTTTGCCGGCTTCGCGCTGACGCCATCGGCGGTGCCGGCAAACCGGCCCTGGTATCACGACACCTTCCTTGGCGCGGGATCCTATGTCAGCAACACCTGGCGGCCGACGGCGGCGATTCTCCGCGTCGACGATCGCGCGCATCCGGCGACGCGCCATCTCCCGGCGACGTTCACGTCGGCACCTAACGAGTGGTATCGGTGGGAAAAGGATCTCCGGCAGAATCCCGACATCGACATCCTCCTGTCGATCGACTCGAGCAGCTTCCCCCTCGGCACCGGGCCGAAACCGCAGGAGATCTGGCACAGCGGGTTCTACCCGGTCGTCTGGACGAACAGGAAGTACCGGATGATCTATCTCAACATGGGTCACAACGACATCGACTACGAGCACCGATACGATACGAACAACAAGACGCTGTCGTATACTTTGAATAACCCGGTTGAGGATCGACTCATCATCGATGCCTTACTGTGGCTGGGCACAAGCAGACGGTTGCAGGCGACGGGCGACGGGCGACGGGCGATGGGCGGCGGGCGACGGGCGACGGGCGATGGGCGATGGGCGATGGGCGGCGGGCGACGGGCGACGGGCGGTCAACCGCCGAGGCTCCGATAG
- a CDS encoding HAD-IA family hydrolase, translated as MITPRPRAILFDLFHTLVAVPPPGGDMGLSIAEALGMPERRAEVARRYYEDDVLDRCRGRVRDPHEMMRAVARGLDPGVAESAIALAVEHRRRRVEHGLIGVEPAFLSALDRVHAAGIATALVSDAGFDDIEAWHQSPLASRLDVTVFSCEVGVRKPDPSIYRCALEQVGVDARDALFVGDGGSDEHRGARAVGMRAVFVTRLLRQWWPEVIESRRAHADFVFEDVAAFVDALLE; from the coding sequence ATGATCACGCCGCGCCCCCGCGCAATTCTCTTCGATCTGTTCCACACCCTTGTCGCCGTTCCGCCGCCAGGGGGCGACATGGGCCTGTCCATCGCCGAGGCGCTGGGGATGCCCGAGCGACGTGCGGAGGTGGCGCGCCGCTACTACGAGGACGATGTGCTCGATCGGTGTCGCGGCCGCGTCCGCGACCCGCACGAAATGATGCGCGCCGTCGCGCGTGGGTTGGATCCCGGCGTTGCCGAGAGCGCGATCGCGCTCGCCGTCGAGCATCGGCGGCGGCGCGTCGAGCACGGCTTGATTGGCGTGGAGCCCGCGTTTCTGTCGGCGCTCGATCGTGTGCACGCCGCGGGGATCGCGACGGCGCTGGTCTCCGACGCCGGCTTCGACGACATCGAGGCCTGGCATCAGTCACCGCTCGCCTCGCGTCTCGACGTCACGGTCTTCTCCTGCGAGGTGGGGGTTCGCAAGCCGGACCCATCGATCTATCGCTGTGCGCTCGAGCAGGTCGGCGTCGACGCTCGCGACGCCCTCTTCGTGGGCGATGGAGGCAGCGACGAGCACCGTGGCGCACGCGCCGTGGGGATGCGAGCAGTGTTCGTGACGCGCCTGCTGCGTCAGTGGTGGCCCGAGGTGATCGAGAGCCGTCGGGCACACGCGGACTTTGTCTTCGAGGACGTCGCGGCGTTTGTGGATGCGCTGTTGGAGTGA
- a CDS encoding ABC transporter permease translates to MLLRDVHFAVRTWRRRRTVAAIAIATTAIGIAAATSIYSVVDGVLLRPLALPQPGRLIAIWQTFPSWKANGILASMWDRIPLSQPEFRDLSRMQSSFTSVGVWTGGRVLLSLGNGAEQVPTLRASASLLATLGVGPFMGRTFTPDEDTPTGPRAALVSYELWQTRFGAAQDIVGRVVRLDDVPTTIVGVLPPGLTMGRTTPPTAGAATSAGFWTPVGHDSLDYFQPTNRSYMAIGRLRPGVTLAGASAEVSRILVPTEQDARDKGVRLTEWQIDQTRDVRGPLHVLLAAAGLLLLIGCVNVATLLLGEATTREQEMAARAALGASTGILVRQLLIESLTLALAGLALGVALSWWGTRVLVALAPPKIPGLDDVHMDLRVLTVSLVVGLATGVLFGLAPALILSRPRPGMLLRGGGQSARGGVTLQRTLIAIEIALSMVLLVGAGLLTRTLQRITHVDPGFRVEHLIVDFPSFPRVVVRDSNLTRAFQTAVIARLTGLPGVTAVTAGDSPPFSGGSSSSGVEPEGGDRQRPGGGLLDAGRRHEAQQRVTIPGYFAAMGIPLRFGRDFTDDDRAGAPLVAIVSSSLARREYPNESALGKRVKYQGEWRTIVGVVEDVHFQRLSKDIEPTIYTPVTQRRFSWVLSLLVRTTGDPSAIATQVRRIVAELAPPATSQNLQTMSTMVSRSFAEERYRALLVSLFGIVAAILAAVGIYGVTARAVSRRMRELAIRSALGASARSIVMTGMGSTAIGAAIGVGAGLLAARLSTHLLTPFLFGISATDGATYAAILALLGGVTLGASYLPTLRAVRADIAEVLRGD, encoded by the coding sequence ATGTTGCTTCGTGACGTCCACTTCGCCGTGCGTACCTGGCGCCGGCGCCGGACCGTTGCCGCGATCGCGATCGCGACCACCGCTATCGGCATTGCCGCGGCCACGTCCATCTACAGTGTGGTCGATGGCGTGCTCCTGCGGCCGCTGGCGCTCCCTCAACCCGGCCGACTCATCGCCATCTGGCAGACCTTCCCGAGCTGGAAGGCGAACGGGATCCTTGCCTCGATGTGGGACCGCATTCCGCTGTCCCAGCCAGAGTTTCGCGATCTCTCCCGGATGCAGTCCTCGTTCACGAGCGTCGGCGTCTGGACGGGCGGACGGGTTTTGCTCTCGCTGGGCAATGGCGCCGAGCAGGTGCCCACGCTACGGGCAAGCGCGTCGCTTCTCGCCACGCTGGGCGTCGGCCCGTTCATGGGCCGCACGTTCACACCCGACGAGGATACACCGACCGGTCCGCGCGCCGCTCTCGTCTCTTACGAGCTCTGGCAGACGCGATTCGGCGCAGCGCAGGACATCGTCGGGCGAGTCGTTAGGCTCGACGATGTGCCGACGACGATCGTCGGAGTGCTCCCGCCGGGGCTCACCATGGGCCGCACGACGCCGCCGACCGCGGGTGCGGCGACGTCCGCTGGGTTCTGGACTCCCGTCGGACACGACTCGTTGGATTACTTCCAGCCCACGAATCGCAGCTACATGGCGATCGGACGTCTCCGGCCGGGTGTCACACTCGCTGGCGCCAGCGCGGAGGTGTCGCGCATCCTCGTACCGACGGAGCAGGACGCCAGAGACAAAGGGGTGCGACTCACGGAGTGGCAGATCGATCAGACACGCGACGTGCGGGGGCCGCTCCACGTTCTGCTGGCCGCGGCCGGGCTTCTGCTGCTCATCGGCTGCGTCAATGTAGCGACACTCCTCCTCGGCGAAGCCACGACGCGCGAACAAGAGATGGCCGCGCGCGCGGCGCTCGGCGCATCCACCGGCATACTCGTCAGGCAGCTGCTCATCGAGAGCCTCACACTGGCGCTCGCGGGACTCGCGCTCGGTGTCGCGCTCTCGTGGTGGGGAACTCGTGTCCTCGTTGCCCTTGCGCCACCGAAAATACCGGGTCTCGACGACGTCCACATGGACTTGCGGGTGCTCACCGTCTCGCTGGTCGTGGGACTCGCCACGGGAGTGTTGTTCGGGCTCGCTCCGGCACTCATATTATCGCGACCACGCCCCGGAATGCTCCTGCGCGGCGGTGGACAGAGCGCGCGCGGCGGTGTGACACTTCAGAGAACGCTCATCGCCATCGAGATCGCCCTCTCGATGGTGCTCCTCGTTGGCGCTGGTCTTCTCACGCGAACCCTGCAGCGGATCACCCACGTCGACCCCGGTTTTCGCGTCGAGCACCTCATCGTCGACTTCCCTTCCTTCCCGCGCGTGGTGGTGCGCGACAGCAACCTCACCCGTGCGTTTCAGACGGCGGTGATCGCGCGCCTGACTGGCCTGCCTGGCGTGACGGCGGTGACAGCCGGTGACTCACCGCCGTTCAGCGGAGGGTCGTCGAGCAGCGGGGTCGAGCCCGAGGGAGGAGACCGACAGCGCCCAGGGGGAGGGTTGCTGGACGCCGGGCGACGACACGAAGCCCAGCAGCGCGTGACGATCCCCGGCTACTTCGCGGCGATGGGCATTCCGCTACGATTTGGCCGCGACTTCACCGACGACGATCGCGCGGGCGCGCCGCTCGTAGCGATCGTCAGCAGCTCCCTGGCACGCCGCGAATATCCTAACGAGTCGGCCCTCGGCAAGCGCGTGAAGTATCAGGGCGAGTGGCGCACGATAGTCGGTGTGGTCGAGGACGTACACTTCCAACGGCTGTCGAAGGACATCGAGCCGACGATCTACACTCCTGTGACTCAGCGGCGATTCAGCTGGGTACTCTCGCTGCTGGTGCGTACGACGGGCGACCCGAGCGCCATCGCGACCCAGGTCCGCCGGATCGTCGCCGAGCTCGCACCGCCGGCCACCTCGCAGAATCTGCAGACGATGTCGACGATGGTGAGCCGTTCCTTCGCCGAGGAGCGATACCGGGCACTGCTGGTGTCTCTCTTCGGAATCGTCGCTGCGATTCTGGCGGCGGTCGGCATCTACGGTGTCACGGCGCGCGCCGTCTCGCGACGCATGCGTGAGCTCGCGATCCGTTCCGCGCTCGGCGCCAGCGCGCGGTCGATCGTTATGACGGGGATGGGGAGCACGGCCATTGGCGCGGCGATCGGAGTGGGCGCCGGTCTCCTCGCGGCTCGGCTGAGCACACATTTGCTGACCCCATTCTTGTTCGGCATCAGCGCGACGGATGGTGCGACCTACGCAGCAATACTTGCCTTGCTCGGCGGTGTCACGCTTGGCGCGAGCTACTTACCGACGCTGCGCGCGGTGCGAGCGGATATTGCCGAAGTTTTGCGTGGGGATTGA
- a CDS encoding zinc-dependent alcohol dehydrogenase family protein, with amino-acid sequence MRALRFSDVGDPMQVLHLDDVPSPEPGPGDVRVRMTHRPINPADLLTILGYYPIRPSLPGSPGLEGVGLIDAVGANVKGVSVGQRVISVAGTPGTWAEQLVMPADRAVPIPDAMSNQVAAQTLVNPVTAWALLNDELTLSPNDWVLQTAAGSTLGRLIVQLARRRGLRTINVVRRRSRARELLDLGADAVVVTEDEALVDRVREITGGRGVPAAIDAVGGTEAGEIAASLAPGGTMITMGGLSGATLGPIGIGDLVFKGASIRGFWLARWTTTRPSATIARALGEVISMFTTHELQLPVAAEYDLADFRAALRHAEQPGRTGKVLLRG; translated from the coding sequence ATGAGAGCTCTTCGCTTTTCCGACGTCGGTGATCCGATGCAAGTGCTCCATCTCGACGACGTGCCTTCGCCCGAGCCTGGGCCGGGCGACGTGCGCGTGCGCATGACGCATCGACCGATAAACCCTGCCGACCTACTCACCATTCTTGGGTACTATCCGATACGTCCTTCACTGCCGGGATCTCCCGGACTGGAAGGCGTGGGTCTCATCGATGCGGTGGGCGCGAACGTCAAGGGAGTCTCCGTCGGTCAACGGGTGATCTCTGTGGCGGGTACGCCAGGCACCTGGGCTGAACAGCTCGTGATGCCCGCAGACCGCGCCGTGCCCATTCCGGATGCGATGAGCAATCAGGTCGCGGCGCAAACGCTCGTGAATCCAGTCACGGCATGGGCGCTCCTCAACGACGAGCTGACGCTCTCCCCAAACGACTGGGTGCTTCAGACTGCGGCCGGTTCGACGTTAGGCAGATTGATCGTTCAGCTCGCGCGACGGCGCGGACTGCGCACCATCAATGTCGTTAGGCGACGAAGCCGCGCGCGGGAGCTACTCGACCTTGGCGCCGACGCGGTGGTCGTCACGGAAGACGAGGCCCTCGTCGATCGCGTACGAGAGATTACTGGCGGACGGGGCGTCCCCGCTGCGATTGACGCTGTCGGCGGCACCGAGGCAGGGGAGATCGCTGCGTCTCTCGCGCCCGGAGGCACGATGATTACGATGGGAGGGCTGTCTGGCGCGACACTCGGCCCCATCGGCATCGGAGATCTTGTCTTCAAGGGCGCATCGATTCGCGGCTTCTGGTTGGCGCGCTGGACGACGACGCGCCCTTCCGCGACGATCGCTCGCGCGCTCGGCGAGGTGATCTCGATGTTCACCACCCACGAGCTCCAGTTGCCGGTCGCAGCGGAGTACGACCTCGCCGACTTCCGCGCCGCGCTCAGACACGCCGAGCAGCCGGGGCGCACCGGCAAGGTACTACTGCGAGGATGA
- a CDS encoding alpha/beta hydrolase has product MKRMLSFLTAAILLSAGVLPAQSLVGNWQGTLGAPPNALRIVLRIARADGGGLSASLLSIDQGGWDNPFSADSVVLRDSTFAFFMSDLDATYRGTLKGRGSDIRGEWIQGNAPRRLDFVRPSASAAWRDTSPHSQRLVSVERNVQLEVLDWGGSGRPVVFLAGAGNSAHIFDEFAPKLTHEYHVYGITRRGFGNSSHPASGYLADTLANDVLAVIDSLGIRAPVLIGHSIAGEELSSIGSRHPERVAGLVYLDAGYPYAIYDSTSSDVDMMNAEVSLSDVGHKLARLADPYLSMSPRDQEALIRELLETSLPQMERDLRGKAKQLAALPNQGATPPAQHPNPILRALLGGEEKYTSVHAPVLAIFAAPHEASPAVAKDSAARANADSAELAWIMPQIAAFRRGAPTARVVVLPNANHYVFKSNEAQVLRDIRAFVDGLSQPTPTGQR; this is encoded by the coding sequence ATGAAGCGAATGCTCAGTTTCCTCACTGCCGCGATCCTGCTCTCGGCCGGCGTCCTGCCGGCGCAGAGTCTCGTCGGCAATTGGCAAGGCACGCTCGGCGCTCCACCTAACGCGCTCCGCATCGTCTTGCGTATCGCCCGCGCCGACGGTGGTGGGCTGAGCGCCTCGCTCCTGAGTATTGACCAGGGAGGATGGGACAACCCATTCTCGGCAGACTCCGTGGTGCTGCGCGACTCCACGTTCGCGTTCTTCATGTCTGACCTCGACGCCACCTACCGCGGCACCCTGAAGGGTCGCGGCTCCGACATCCGAGGAGAGTGGATCCAGGGGAATGCCCCACGGCGACTCGACTTCGTGCGGCCTTCGGCGAGTGCTGCCTGGCGGGATACATCGCCGCACAGTCAACGGCTCGTGAGCGTTGAGCGGAACGTCCAGCTCGAGGTGCTCGATTGGGGCGGCAGTGGCCGACCGGTCGTATTCCTCGCCGGCGCCGGGAACTCCGCTCACATCTTCGATGAGTTCGCGCCCAAGCTCACCCACGAATACCACGTCTACGGCATAACGAGGCGCGGCTTCGGGAACTCCAGTCATCCCGCGTCGGGCTACCTCGCCGACACGCTCGCCAACGACGTCCTCGCCGTCATCGACTCGTTAGGTATCCGCGCCCCGGTGCTCATCGGGCACTCGATCGCCGGGGAGGAGCTCAGCTCGATCGGCTCACGCCATCCCGAACGTGTCGCCGGGCTCGTCTACCTGGACGCCGGCTACCCCTATGCCATCTACGATTCCACCTCGAGTGACGTCGACATGATGAATGCCGAGGTGAGCCTCTCGGACGTCGGGCACAAGTTGGCTCGCCTCGCTGATCCGTACCTCTCCATGAGCCCGCGCGACCAGGAGGCACTCATACGAGAATTGCTCGAGACGAGCCTGCCGCAGATGGAGCGGGACCTCCGCGGCAAGGCCAAGCAGCTCGCCGCGCTGCCTAACCAGGGCGCAACGCCGCCCGCACAGCATCCCAACCCCATCCTCCGTGCACTCCTCGGGGGAGAGGAGAAGTACACCTCGGTGCACGCTCCCGTGCTCGCGATCTTCGCCGCGCCGCATGAAGCGTCGCCAGCCGTGGCGAAGGACTCGGCGGCGCGAGCGAACGCCGATTCCGCGGAGCTCGCGTGGATAATGCCGCAGATTGCTGCGTTCCGGCGCGGCGCGCCGACGGCGCGCGTGGTCGTCCTGCCTAACGCGAATCACTACGTCTTCAAGTCCAACGAAGCGCAGGTGCTGCGGGACATCCGCGCCTTCGTCGATGGGTTATCGCAGCCAACGCCAACGGGGCAAAGGTGA
- a CDS encoding ADOP family duplicated permease, with the protein MRASRIASDVLTDSIFALRSFMRSPGWTAVTLLTIALGVGASTAVFRVADTFVIRPLAYPAASRVYTVSLEGRLRDETESLPISPAAVREWRNSARTIEGLASYGGGPRAFLHGDLEDLPVTTVIVDTGFFVFAGARPLLGRNFTADEISPNGPRAIIISEGFWRRQFGGSRDVLGKVVRLDLGGVPDLRPSTIVGVMPASLVLPDLRYPKPDIWLPLVDGAQMRIRAVAVRLTRGATAAAANQELAAIFNHAGGFDPDFADLKPHIRVSRPQDDLPFRQALMLLAGAVVLLLLIACSNVSHLLLQRGLTRERELAIRHALGAHRARLVMQLVTESTLLGVAGGALAMLVGWGVLGLLMRLRPTSFPELSYLSTTRGVIPFAAGLAIAVGLIVGVLGALHIAHRQLAQSLRTGASSASRTHRRLRGTLVVGQIALSAILLSGAILLIRDVFDLERQRLGFDPHELYAVSFRDLNANLTSESVAAFAATIRNVGERVLGSRDLTIANNIPSGMDMPSALETREQPGVVRPSGFTSVAFVAPDYFTTLRMPLIAGRTFDEGSFSRNEVIVSRALAQQLWDDGKALGQQFRNTRREGRFQQWHTVVGVVPDILTNRLGPTAQPMLYQPFPGGTVSTTLIVRLDRQDAANLLRRFARSVQPDPRKWDVRDVNIYIEQSIAEPRFTMSVLVLFAGCGVVLAAIGLLGVVSYSLRLRTREIGVRITLGATRRNIASLFLRDALGQVAIGTAIGLAGAVVITRLARMSFYGIQSFDNITFVLAAVSMLLVSLAACAGPLFRAMSVDPVVAIRAE; encoded by the coding sequence ATGAGAGCATCGCGAATTGCGAGCGACGTGCTGACGGACTCGATCTTCGCACTTCGTTCATTCATGCGCTCTCCCGGTTGGACCGCTGTCACGCTTCTCACGATCGCGCTGGGGGTCGGCGCAAGCACTGCCGTCTTTCGCGTGGCAGACACGTTCGTCATCCGGCCGCTCGCCTATCCCGCTGCTTCGCGCGTATACACCGTCTCGCTTGAAGGCAGGCTTCGAGACGAAACGGAGTCGCTTCCCATATCCCCTGCCGCCGTCCGCGAATGGAGAAATAGTGCGCGTACAATCGAGGGCCTGGCATCATACGGCGGAGGTCCCAGAGCCTTTCTTCACGGAGACCTCGAAGATCTGCCGGTGACGACTGTAATCGTTGACACTGGTTTCTTTGTCTTCGCTGGAGCCCGACCTCTGCTTGGACGGAATTTCACCGCCGATGAAATCTCGCCGAACGGCCCGCGCGCAATCATCATCTCCGAAGGTTTTTGGCGACGACAGTTCGGCGGATCTCGCGACGTACTTGGCAAAGTTGTGCGGCTGGATTTGGGCGGCGTTCCCGATTTGCGGCCGAGTACGATCGTGGGTGTGATGCCGGCGTCACTGGTCCTTCCAGACTTGCGGTATCCGAAGCCCGATATCTGGCTGCCGCTTGTTGACGGTGCGCAAATGAGAATCCGTGCCGTCGCTGTGCGCCTAACGCGGGGAGCAACGGCAGCGGCGGCCAATCAGGAATTGGCTGCCATCTTCAATCATGCGGGGGGCTTTGATCCGGATTTCGCGGACCTCAAGCCACACATTCGAGTGAGCCGTCCGCAGGACGACCTTCCATTTCGACAGGCGCTGATGCTGCTCGCGGGCGCGGTCGTCCTTCTGCTTCTCATAGCTTGCAGCAACGTATCGCATTTGTTGCTACAACGCGGGCTGACGCGTGAACGCGAGCTCGCCATTCGCCACGCACTCGGTGCTCACCGCGCGCGCCTCGTTATGCAACTGGTAACGGAGAGCACCTTGCTCGGTGTGGCCGGTGGTGCATTGGCAATGCTCGTTGGTTGGGGCGTACTCGGACTGTTGATGCGATTGCGGCCGACGAGCTTTCCCGAGTTGTCTTACCTATCGACAACACGCGGAGTGATACCCTTCGCCGCGGGTCTGGCAATCGCAGTGGGTTTGATCGTCGGCGTGCTCGGTGCACTTCACATCGCGCATAGGCAATTGGCGCAGTCCCTTCGGACTGGTGCGTCGAGCGCCTCTCGCACACACCGCCGGCTTCGCGGGACGCTGGTCGTCGGACAGATCGCGCTCTCGGCGATACTCCTCTCCGGAGCAATACTCCTGATTCGCGACGTGTTCGACCTCGAGCGACAGCGACTCGGGTTCGACCCGCACGAACTCTATGCGGTCTCGTTTCGTGATCTGAACGCAAACCTGACCAGCGAGAGTGTTGCTGCATTCGCCGCCACGATCCGCAATGTGGGCGAGCGCGTGTTAGGATCTCGTGACCTAACGATAGCCAACAACATTCCCAGCGGGATGGATATGCCGTCGGCTCTCGAAACACGTGAGCAGCCAGGAGTCGTCAGGCCCTCGGGATTCACGAGCGTAGCATTCGTTGCACCGGATTATTTCACGACACTGAGAATGCCGCTCATTGCCGGACGGACTTTCGACGAGGGATCGTTCTCGCGCAATGAGGTTATCGTGAGCCGCGCTCTCGCTCAACAACTCTGGGACGACGGTAAGGCACTCGGGCAGCAGTTTCGGAACACCAGGCGGGAGGGTCGGTTCCAGCAATGGCACACGGTCGTCGGAGTAGTTCCCGATATTCTCACCAACCGACTAGGCCCTACTGCGCAACCAATGCTGTATCAGCCGTTTCCAGGAGGCACGGTTTCGACAACGCTCATTGTGCGCTTGGACCGACAGGATGCAGCGAATCTACTTCGGCGTTTTGCAAGGTCAGTGCAGCCCGATCCGCGCAAGTGGGACGTCCGTGACGTGAACATATACATCGAACAATCGATCGCCGAGCCGCGATTCACGATGTCCGTCCTCGTGCTGTTCGCCGGGTGCGGCGTGGTGCTGGCGGCGATCGGCCTTCTCGGCGTGGTGTCTTACAGTCTTCGTTTGCGAACGCGAGAGATCGGAGTGCGCATCACGCTTGGCGCAACGCGCCGCAACATCGCGAGTTTGTTTCTTCGTGACGCGCTGGGTCAGGTCGCGATCGGGACGGCGATAGGTTTGGCAGGCGCGGTCGTGATAACGCGGCTGGCGCGGATGTCGTTCTACGGTATTCAGAGCTTCGATAACATCACCTTCGTACTTGCCGCGGTGTCGATGCTTCTCGTGTCACTGGCGGCGTGCGCGGGACCGCTCTTCCGCGCGATGAGCGTCGATCCCGTCGTCGCAATTCGAGCCGAGTAG
- a CDS encoding VOC family protein, which translates to MERVTGIGGFFFKAKDPKALAEWYEKNLGVARTPTAKGMEPWHQESGTTAFQPFPATTKYFGSETQQWMINFRVAHLDAMVAQLTAAGIKVEVDPQKYPNGRFALLHDPEGNPIQLWEPEPPK; encoded by the coding sequence ATGGAGAGAGTCACCGGCATCGGTGGCTTCTTCTTCAAAGCAAAGGACCCGAAAGCCCTCGCCGAGTGGTATGAGAAAAACCTGGGTGTCGCGCGCACACCGACCGCAAAGGGCATGGAGCCGTGGCACCAGGAATCCGGGACGACGGCGTTCCAGCCGTTCCCCGCGACCACGAAATATTTCGGATCCGAGACGCAACAGTGGATGATCAATTTCCGCGTTGCGCATCTCGACGCAATGGTCGCACAGCTCACCGCCGCCGGCATCAAGGTGGAGGTCGATCCGCAGAAATATCCGAATGGACGCTTCGCCTTGCTCCACGATCCGGAAGGAAATCCGATTCAGCTCTGGGAACCGGAACCACCGAAGTAA
- a CDS encoding VOC family protein codes for MAHGKICYLEIPANKAKDAAEFYSTIFGWKVRERGDGNLAFDDSGSVSGTWVKEDDRTPDERTRVYIMVDSITESLNQIQAAGGKVLTPRRDIGPNMGAFAAFADPVGNEFGLYEEPQRS; via the coding sequence ATGGCCCACGGTAAGATCTGTTACCTCGAAATACCGGCGAACAAGGCCAAGGATGCCGCCGAGTTTTATTCCACCATTTTCGGTTGGAAGGTTCGCGAACGCGGCGATGGTAACCTCGCGTTCGATGACTCTGGTAGTGTAAGCGGGACGTGGGTCAAGGAAGATGATCGCACGCCAGATGAGCGTACTCGCGTGTACATCATGGTCGACAGTATTACGGAATCGTTGAACCAGATCCAAGCGGCAGGCGGCAAGGTACTGACGCCGCGAAGAGATATTGGTCCGAACATGGGCGCATTTGCCGCGTTTGCCGACCCTGTCGGCAACGAGTTCGGCCTATATGAGGAACCGCAGCGTTCGTGA